CGGGGCGTCTTCCACGTCCTCACCGGAGTCGGAATCGTCCTCACCCTGGTCGTCTGGCGCTTCCTCCACGAGAGCCTGCCGCCCGAGCGCCGCCACGCGGGCGGCGTCGGCGTGGCCCTGCGCACCATGCGCGGGCTGCTCGCCGACCGGGTCTTCGCCGGCTACATGCTGGCCGGCGGACTCGCCTTCGCCGTGCTCTTCGCCTACATCTCCGCCTCGCCCTTCGTCGTCCAGGAGATCTACGGGGCCTCCCCGCAGACCTTCAGCCTGCTCTTCGGGCTCAACTCCGTCGGACTCGTCGCCGTCGGCCAGATCAACGGCCGGCTGCTCGTCGGCCGGGTCAGCCTCGACAAGGTGCTCGGCTGGGGCCTCGGCATCATCCTGCTCGCCTCCGTCGCCCTGCTCCTGATGACCACCGGTGTCTTCGGCGAGCCCGGCCTCGCGGCCGTCGCCGCCGGACTCTTCGTGCTGATGTCGGCGATGGGCCTCGCCCTGCCCAACACCCAGGCCCAGGCCCTCATGCGCACCCCGCACGCGGCCGGCTCCGCCTCCGCCCTGCTGGGCACCTCCTCCTTCCTCATCGGCGCCGTCGCCTCCCCGCTCGTCGGCATCGCGGGCGAGACCACCGCCGTCCCCATGGCGGTCGTCCAGGTCAGCTGCGCGGTCGCCGCCATCGCCTGCTTCCTGCTGCTGTGCCGCCCCTGGCGCGTGGCACCGGAGCAGCCGGCCGCCTGATCGCACGAGGAATTTCCGGGACGGGTCGCAACCCCCGGGGGTCACGCACGTCTGGTGGGCCGAGGCGCCCTCCGACCGCTCCACCGGATCCGGCGCGGCACGGCCGAAGCCCCACTGACGCCGGGCCCGCGGCCGCAGGGCCCGCGGCGGGCCCGAGCCCGTACCGGCGCCTAGAATCGTGCGGTGAATGGATCCCCCGCCTCCGCCGAGTCCCTGCGCGCCGCCCTCGCCGGGGTCGTCGACGGGCTGCCGTCCTCGCAGGCCGCCCGGGCCGTCGAGCGCCTGATCGCGCACTACCGGGGGACGACCCCGACCGACGCGCCCGTGCTGCGCGACCGGTCCGACGTGGTCGCGTACGCCGCCTACCGGATGCCCGCCACCTTCGAGGCAGCCCGGGGCGCCCTCGCCGCGCTGCGCGACGCCGCGCCGGACTGGGTGCCCGCCACCCACACCGACGTCGGCGGCGGGACCGGCGCCGCCACCTGGGCCGTCGCCGACCTGTGGGACGGGTCCGCGCCCCGCACCCGCGTCCTCGACTGGGCCGAGCCCGCGCTCGTCCTCGGGCGCGAGCTGGCCTCCGGGGTCCTCGACGCCGACTGGCGGCGCGAGCGCGTCGGCACCGCGCTGCGCCTCGACGAGGCGGACCTCGTGACCGTGTCGTACGTGCTCAAGGAGCTGACCGAGCAGGACCGGGCCGCGCTCGTCGCCGAGGCCGCCCGCGTCGCGCAGGCCGTCGTGGTCGTGGAGCCGGGCACCCCCGACGGGTACGAGCGGATCATCGCCGCCCGGTCCGCCCTCGTCGACGCCGGCTTCACCGTCGCCGCGCCCTGCCCGCACAGCGGGGCCTGCCCGATCGTGCCGGGCACCGACTGGTGCCACTTCTCGGCCCGGGTCAGCCGCTCCTCCCTGCACCGCAAGGTGAAGGGCGGTTCGCTGCCGTACGAGGACGAGAAGTACGCGTACGTCGCCGCCGCGCGGTTCCCGACGGACCCCGCCGCCTCCCGCATCACCCGCCGCCCGCAGATCCGCAAGGGGCAGGTCCTGCTGGAGCTCTGCGGGCCGGACGGGCTCGCCCGCGAGACGGTCACCAAGCGGCACGGGCCCCTGTACAAGCAGGCCCGTGACGCCGAGTGGGGCGACTCCTGGCCGCCGGAGGAGGGCTCCTAGGGCCGCAGCTCCTGGGTGCAGCACTTCACGCTGCCGCCGCCCTTGAGCAGCTCGCCCAGGTCCATGCCGACCGGTTCGAAGCCGCGCTCCCGCAGCGGGCCGAACAGGCCCACCGCCGCCTGCGGGAGCAGCACGTGCCGGCCGTCGCTCACCGCGTTCAGTCCGAGCGCGGCGGCGTCCTCGGCGGTGGCGATCAGGGCGTCCGGGAAGAGCCGTTCCAGGACGGAGCGGCTGCCGGGGGAGAAGGCGCCCGGGTAGTACATGACCTCGTCCCGGGCGTCGTCCAGGACGCACAGCGCGGTGTCCAGGTGGTAGTAGCGCGGGTCCACCAGCTCCAGGCCGATCACCGGGCGCCCGAAGAACTCCTGGGCCTCGTCGTGCGAGAGCGGGCTGGAGCGGAAGCCCCGGCCGGCCAGGATCCACGCGTCGGTCACGGCGAAGTCGCCCTCGCCCTCGTTCACGTGCTCCGGCACCCGCACGTCGGCGTCCGGGTAACCGTTCCTGCGGAACCAGTCCAGGTGCGCCGCCGCCTCGTCCGAGCGCTCCGGGTGGGCGAACCTCGCGCCCAGCACGCGGCCGTCCACCACGGTGGCGCCGTTCGCGGCGAAGACCATGTCCGGCAGGCCGGGAACCGGATCGAGAAGTTCCACGGTGTGGCCGAGCGCGCGGTAGCGGTCGCGCAGATCCTCCCACTGCGCGAGGGCCAGCGGCAGGTCGACCGGTTTCGTCGGGTCCATCCAGGGGTTGATGGAGTACGTCACCTTGAAGTGCGTGGGTGGGCACATCAGATAACGGCGGGGCGAGGCCTCGCGCGGAGTGTGGCGCAAAGAGGGCTCCTCTACGGTCGCTGAGCGTTGAGCCCATGGTCCGCTTTCCGGGGGCCGCGCGCAGTGGACCGTTCGGGTGGTTCGGATGACGATCCGGTGGCCGGGGGAGTGCCGAGACGATGCGTCTCGGCACTGCTAGGTTTGACGCATGACCGACTCCGAAGCCCCCGGCAAGGCCCCCGGCTCCGAGGCGCCCCCCCAAGGCCCCCGACTCCTCCCGCCGCAGCGAGCGCTCCCGCCGTGCCATCTACGCCGCCGCCCTCGACCTCGTCTCCGAGAACGGCTATGCCAGGACCACCGTCGAGGGCATCGCCTCCCGCGCGGGCGTCGGCAAGCAGACCATCTACCGCTGGTGGCCGGTGAACTCCAAGCCCGCCGTCCTCATGGAGGCCTTCCTCGACCTGGCCGAGCAGGCGAACGAGGCCCTCGGCGGCGACGCCGGAAGTGAGATCCCCGACACCGGTGACCTCGCCGCCGACCTCAAGCTCGTCCTGCGGGCCACCGTCGACGAGCTCAACGACCCGGCCTTCGACCGCCCCACCCGCGCGCTCGCCGCCGAGGGCGTCGTCGACCCCGCCCTCGGCGCCGAGTTCACCGCCAGGCTCCTCGAACCCCAGCTCCAGCAGTACGTGCGCCGCATCGAGGCCGCCCAGGCCGCCGGTGACGTCGACCCCGCCGTGGACCCGCGCATCGCCCTCGAACTCCTCGTCGGACCGCTGCACCACCGCTGGCTGCACCGCACCCTGCCGCTCACCCACGCCTACGCGGACACCCTCGTCGACTACGCGCTGCGCGGCCTCGGCACCCGTCCGTGAGAACCGGCCCGCCCCCCGGTTCCCGACTCCGGTCACCCGGGGCGCAGGATGGTGGGACCATGGAGAGCCCGTGGTACCGAACGGGCGAGCACGAGGTGTGAGGGGATAGATGGGCGACGGCATCGGCCGCTACCGCGGCACGGAGAGCAAACTCGCACAGTGGCTGCGCAGGCGCCCCAAGCGGAGCGCGGCCGACGTCGAGAACGACCGCGAGAACGCGCTCCTGGCCGTCGCCGCCGCGGGGATGCCGCTGGCCCCCGCCGCGTACCCCGTCGGCTACCGGTGTTCCTGTGAGCGGATCGGCTGTCCGACCCCCGCCCGGCACCCCGTCTCCTTCGCCTGGCAGACCCAGTCGACCACCGACCGCGCCCAGATCGAGCGCTGGGCCCGCAACCAGCCCGAGGCGAACTTCGTCACCGCCACCGGCATGGTCCACGACGTCCTCGACGTCCCCTACGCCGCCGGCCGGGCTGCCCTGGACCGGCTGCTCGCCGAGGAGGTCGAGGTCGGCCCCGTGGTCGTGTCCGGCGCCGCCGAGGACCGCGCGGACGACGGCCGGATGCTCTTCTTCACCGCCACCCGCGGCACCCCCGAGGACGAGGACGAGTGGTGGCCCTGCGAGCTGGACTGCCACCCCGAGACCATGGACGAGCACCCGGGGCTCCGCTGGCACTGCCGCGGCAGCTACGTCCTCGTACCGCCGTCCCGGCTCCCCGGTGACGAGGGCAGCCAGCCGGTCCTCTCCTGGGTCCGCGGACCCGAGCACCCCCTGCCCGAGCCGCTGAACCTCCTGGAGGCCCTCACCGACGCCTGCGCCCGCCACGCGGCCGCCCAGGCCGAGCAGGGGGAGCCCGCGGACCACGAGCCGGCCTGGCCGCTCAGCCGCTGAGGCTTCCCGAGGCCCGAGGCCCGAGGTTCAAGGCCCGAGGCCCCGAGGCCCTCAGCGCGGCGGCGGCGCGGGCCGACCCGCCGTCACCACGACGGACCCGGCCGGCGAGGGGCTACGACCCCTCCGCCGCCGTCACGCCCTGGAGCCGGCCCACGACCGCGACCGCGTCGCGTTCCGTGCCCGCCGGCTTCACCAGCACCGTCTGGCTCGACACCCACCGCTTGGTGACCGTGTTCTTGACCTCGCCGGTCAGCAGCGCCTTCACGTCCTTGCCGACCTTCGGCCGGTAGCCCCGCGCCGCCGTCTGGCGCTCGAAGTAGCGGGTGGCGAAGAAGACCAGCGCCCCGCCGTCCTCCGTCGCGAGCCCCAGCGGCGCGAAGGACCCGGCGCTGTCGGCCCGGTCGACGTACTGCGTGACCAGCCCGGGCCGCTTGGCGTCCTTCTCCCGCTCGGCCCGCCACTCGGTGGTGTGCGGCCCGGCCGCGAACGGCCCCGGCCCGCCGGCGGCGCCCTCCTTGAGGAAGGACACGTACCGCTCGCCCAGCTCCTGCGGCGCGACCGCGAGGCCCTGGGTGCCGGTGCCGACGGGCACCGCGTACCCCGCCTCGCTCGTGAACGCGGGGACGTCGCCGGGGCTCAGGATCGACAGGTAGGCGACCTCCCACAGCTGCTGGGCGCCGCCACGCACGAAGACCAGGAGCCAGCGGTTGTCGCCGGGCCCCTGGTCGGTGTCCCGGTTGGAGTCGGTGTCCGCGACGAAGAAGCGCGGCCAGCCGGCCTTCCGGGGTATGGAGAACTTCGCGTCCGTGAGCTCCAGCGGCCGGTGGTCCGGGTTGCCGCCGGGGCTGGACTTCTGGCGGGAGGTCAGACCCGCCTGGTTGATCTCGCCCATCGGGCCGGTGACCCGGCCCGCGTCGAGGGCCGGGTCGTAGGCCTTGTCGGCCTTGTTGTAGGCCTCGGTGAAGTCCTTGAGGGCCTGTTCGGCCTCGGCCTTCGTCGCGGCGGGCATCAGCTCCCGCTCGCCGTGCACCGTCACACAGCCGCTCGCGGTCAGGGCGAGGACGGAAGCCGTCGCCGCCGCGAGGAGCGTGTCAGCCGGTCGCCTCGACGCCGGTCGCCTCAGCCTTCTCATCGGTCTCGGTCGCCTTCTGCTTCGCCACCCGCTTGGACGGACCCGACCCTACCGGGGCCAGGAACACGGCGAGCGTCGGGATCAGATAAGCGGCCCACACCGTGACCTGAAGCACCGTCGGGTCGGGCTGGAAGTTGAACACGCCCTTGAGGAGCGTGCCGTACCAGCTGTCCGGGGGGATCGTCGCGGAGACGTCGAAGGCCTTGTTCGCCAGGCCGCCGAGGAAGTCCGCCTCCTGCAGGTCGTGCACGCCGTACGCGAGGACGCCGGCGGCGACCACGACCAGCATGCCGCCGGTCCAGGTGAAGAACTTCGCCAGGTTGATCTTCAGCGCGCCCCGGTAGAACAGCCAGCCCAGGAACACGGCCGTCAGCAGCCCCAGGACCACGCCGACCAGCGGCGCGTGCGTGCCGTCCGAGGAGGCCCGCACCGACGCCCACACGAACAGCGCCGTCTCCAGGCCCTCCCGGCCCACCGCAAGGAACGCGGTCGCGACCAGCGCGCCCGTGCCCATCTCCAGCGCCGCGTCCAGCTTGCCGTGCAGCTCGGTCTTCAGGTGCCGCGCGGTGCGTCGCATCCAGAAGACCATCCAGGTCACCAGGACCACGGCGAGGATCGACAGCGAACCGCCGAGCAGCTCCTGCGCCTCGAAGGTCAGCTCCTGCGAGCCGAACGTGAGGCCGGCGCCGAAGGCCAGCGCGAGCGCGACGGCGACGCCGATGCCGATCCAGATCGGCCGCAGGGCGTCCCTGCGCCCGGTCTTCACCAGGTAGGCGATGAGGATGCAGACGACCAGGCTGGCCTCGAGCCCCTCGCGCAGGCCGATCAGATAGTTGCCGAACACGTCGGTCCCTTCTTGGATGACGGGGTTGTACGCGACCTCAGGCGAACAGCGCCCGGCCCCACCAGTCGTCCTTGTCCCGGACGCCCGGAGGGATCGCGAACAGTGCCGAACCCACGTGCTGGGTGTACTCGTTGAGCGCGTCGGACCGCGACAGCGAGGTCTGCACCGGGATGAAGCCGGTACGGACGTCCCGCTGGTACGCGAGGAAGAACAGGCCCGCGTCCAGACGGCCGAGGCCGTCCGTGCCGTCGGTGAAGGAGTAGCCGCGGCGCAGGATGGTCGCCCCGCCGTTGGTGTCGGGGTGCGCCAGGCGCACGTGCGAGTCCGGCTTCATGGCCTTCAGGAACGGC
The DNA window shown above is from Streptomyces showdoensis and carries:
- a CDS encoding bifunctional DNA primase/polymerase produces the protein MGDGIGRYRGTESKLAQWLRRRPKRSAADVENDRENALLAVAAAGMPLAPAAYPVGYRCSCERIGCPTPARHPVSFAWQTQSTTDRAQIERWARNQPEANFVTATGMVHDVLDVPYAAGRAALDRLLAEEVEVGPVVVSGAAEDRADDGRMLFFTATRGTPEDEDEWWPCELDCHPETMDEHPGLRWHCRGSYVLVPPSRLPGDEGSQPVLSWVRGPEHPLPEPLNLLEALTDACARHAAAQAEQGEPADHEPAWPLSR
- the efeU gene encoding iron uptake transporter permease EfeU, with product MFGNYLIGLREGLEASLVVCILIAYLVKTGRRDALRPIWIGIGVAVALALAFGAGLTFGSQELTFEAQELLGGSLSILAVVLVTWMVFWMRRTARHLKTELHGKLDAALEMGTGALVATAFLAVGREGLETALFVWASVRASSDGTHAPLVGVVLGLLTAVFLGWLFYRGALKINLAKFFTWTGGMLVVVAAGVLAYGVHDLQEADFLGGLANKAFDVSATIPPDSWYGTLLKGVFNFQPDPTVLQVTVWAAYLIPTLAVFLAPVGSGPSKRVAKQKATETDEKAEATGVEATG
- a CDS encoding TetR/AcrR family transcriptional regulator — translated: MYAAALDLVSENGYARTTVEGIASRAGVGKQTIYRWWPVNSKPAVLMEAFLDLAEQANEALGGDAGSEIPDTGDLAADLKLVLRATVDELNDPAFDRPTRALAAEGVVDPALGAEFTARLLEPQLQQYVRRIEAAQAAGDVDPAVDPRIALELLVGPLHHRWLHRTLPLTHAYADTLVDYALRGLGTRP
- a CDS encoding multidrug effflux MFS transporter → MPESGRTTTKPHIAGAPAATARRAGLLVTLVLGGLTALPPLSMDMYLPALPEVTEVLRAPAATVQLTLTACLAGMALGQLVVGPMSDKWGRRRPLLVGMVVYVLATAVCALAPSAGLLIGFRLLQGLAGAAGIVIARAVVRDLYDGVEMARFFSTLMLISGVAPVVAPLIGGQILRITDWRGVFHVLTGVGIVLTLVVWRFLHESLPPERRHAGGVGVALRTMRGLLADRVFAGYMLAGGLAFAVLFAYISASPFVVQEIYGASPQTFSLLFGLNSVGLVAVGQINGRLLVGRVSLDKVLGWGLGIILLASVALLLMTTGVFGEPGLAAVAAGLFVLMSAMGLALPNTQAQALMRTPHAAGSASALLGTSSFLIGAVASPLVGIAGETTAVPMAVVQVSCAVAAIACFLLLCRPWRVAPEQPAA
- the ddaH gene encoding dimethylargininase produces the protein MRHTPREASPRRYLMCPPTHFKVTYSINPWMDPTKPVDLPLALAQWEDLRDRYRALGHTVELLDPVPGLPDMVFAANGATVVDGRVLGARFAHPERSDEAAAHLDWFRRNGYPDADVRVPEHVNEGEGDFAVTDAWILAGRGFRSSPLSHDEAQEFFGRPVIGLELVDPRYYHLDTALCVLDDARDEVMYYPGAFSPGSRSVLERLFPDALIATAEDAAALGLNAVSDGRHVLLPQAAVGLFGPLRERGFEPVGMDLGELLKGGGSVKCCTQELRP
- a CDS encoding small ribosomal subunit Rsm22 family protein, which translates into the protein MNGSPASAESLRAALAGVVDGLPSSQAARAVERLIAHYRGTTPTDAPVLRDRSDVVAYAAYRMPATFEAARGALAALRDAAPDWVPATHTDVGGGTGAATWAVADLWDGSAPRTRVLDWAEPALVLGRELASGVLDADWRRERVGTALRLDEADLVTVSYVLKELTEQDRAALVAEAARVAQAVVVVEPGTPDGYERIIAARSALVDAGFTVAAPCPHSGACPIVPGTDWCHFSARVSRSSLHRKVKGGSLPYEDEKYAYVAAARFPTDPAASRITRRPQIRKGQVLLELCGPDGLARETVTKRHGPLYKQARDAEWGDSWPPEEGS